The region TTTGCTTGTCTTCCTTATTTATATTATTGTTTTTATCTTTTTTCATAAAAATTTTTTAAAAAAATAAAAAAACGGCAGTCGTTTTTTTATTTTGATTTTTATACAGTGTGTATATTATTTCCTGCCTGTGAGATGGTTGCAAAATTATTTCTGCTGCAATTTTATATTTTAGGCTGTGACTTCGTCAGATTGCGTAAAAAGATTTTCACCGTAGCATTGCTACGTCTCAAATCTTTTTACTTATCTTCCTTGCCTCGCTCTAAAATATAAAATTTCGCGACAAAATAATTTTACAATCATCTCTATATAATTTATCATAGGCTTAAAGTTTTTGCAAGACTAAACTGTTTTTATTTTTTTATAAAAATTATAGATTTGATTATTAATTTTTTCATCAAAAGTTAATGCGATATTATAAATCATAATATTAAAGAATATTCTTTATTTATTAAATTTTTCTAAAAGCCGCAAAAGATTATTAAATACAACAAGCATTATCTGAACTTATTATTATTTATCTTAAAATAAATATTATCTTACGACAAACGCGCGATTGGTTATAATATTTTTTAGAAAATAAAATCAGGGCTTTTTCAAAATATCGTGAGTCCCGATGTTTCTTAAAAGGTAAATTTTTTTATTAATTTGAAATGTAAAACGATAAGAATCGCTAATTCTTGCTTCCCAAATATTTCTTGGGTCTTGCATTTTTTTAATATTTAATGATGGATGTCGCGGGTCGGATAATAAAAGCTCCATCTGTTTTTTGCTTAATTTTTTGATATGTTTTGGCAATTTTTTATATTTCTTTTTAAATTTTTTGGTTATATAAAATTTCATATCAAAAATTTAACCTTCTAATTCTTGAAATAAATCATCTGCTGTTTTAAAAGGTCCTGTAATCTTATTTTTAGCAATATCTTTGTCAGCGTCTGCTTCGTCTTTTTGCCATTCTTTAGTATAAAAATATTCCTGATCAGGGTGGACTATCTTAATAGGTTTGATAATGATTTCTTGATTTCTATTTTCAATTTTTACATAATCGCCTTCATCAAGATTAAACTTTTTTCGCAAACTATATGGCAAGGTAATCTGGTGATGCTTTTTTATTTTTGCTAAAGTTATTAAATCACTTGTTTTATTTTTTTGTAACATAATTTTAATTTTATGAATTTAATAATTTCATAATATCAGAAAAATATTTTTTTGTCAAACAAAAAAACTTATCTTAATTAATTTTGTCAAAAAATTAATTACGCGATAAGTTTAATACATTTTTTTTATTTTTTTAAAACTGATGACAGCGCATAAATAAGTTCCACCTTATTTTTAAACCAACAAAGTACATATACCTTGAAAAATTTAGCTCTGCCACCAGCATCAAAAAAATAAAAAAATTTGCCAAAAGAAAAAGGTATATGGGTTGGGTTGTTTGTTGGTTTGGGTGGTGGAACTGTTTGATTTGTTATTTACACAATATCATATTTAAAAATCGTGTCAAGAAAAGTTATCCACAGTAATATTATCTTTCTGTTTTAACTAAAAAATTATTATTTCCATTAGAGATAATATTTACTGTACCGTTGTGATCAGTGCGATAGACTCTCGCGCCAAGTCTTTCTAATCGTTTGATAACACGGCGGGAAGGATGCCCAAATTTATTATCAGCGCCAACTGAAATCACAGCAATTTTAGGTATAACTTCTTTTAAAAATTCTTTTGAGCTTGAATTAATCGCGCCTTGATGTCCGACTTTTAAAATATCAGCATTTAAGTTCAAATTGTTTTCT is a window of Patescibacteria group bacterium DNA encoding:
- a CDS encoding AbrB/MazE/SpoVT family DNA-binding domain-containing protein; its protein translation is MLQKNKTSDLITLAKIKKHHQITLPYSLRKKFNLDEGDYVKIENRNQEIIIKPIKIVHPDQEYFYTKEWQKDEADADKDIAKNKITGPFKTADDLFQELEG